A single Fundulus heteroclitus isolate FHET01 chromosome 4, MU-UCD_Fhet_4.1, whole genome shotgun sequence DNA region contains:
- the LOC105939694 gene encoding AKT-interacting protein, which yields MNLNPFWSMSANTSRKRSDEEQSGHTDQRASPARTHFSKKVLPPIPKNATPFTKPALMGPAAHTANGTHASYGPFYLEYSLLAEFTLVIKQKLPGIYVQPSYKSALMWFGVIFIRHGLYQDGVFKFTVYIPDNYPDGECPKLVFDIPVFHPLVDPVSGELDVRRAFTKWRRNHNHIWQVLMYARTVFYKINTTEPLNPEAAVLYEKDVQLFKSKVVDSVKLCNSHLFDQPKIDDPYAISFSPWNPAVHEEAKERMFTHKRRPEDHHKGTQVSGLSWVKPGSTQPFSKEDGPPQS from the exons ATGAACCTTAACCCCTTCTGGAGCATGTCTGCCAACACAAGTCGTAAG AGATCTGATGAGGAGCAGAGTGGGCACACGGACCAGAGAGCCAGCCCAGCCCGGACTCACTTTAGCAAAAAGGTCCTTCCGCCCATTCCTAAGAATGCAACCCCCTTTACCAAACCTGCGTTGATGGGCCCTGCAGCCCACACAGCCAACGGCACACACGCCTCCTACGGCCCTTTTTACTTGGAGTACTCTCTGCTGGCGGAGTT CACACTCGTAATCAAGCAGAAACTCCCTGGAATTTATGTCCAGCCGTCCTACAAGTCGGCACTAA TGTGGTTTGGGGTCATATTCATCAGGCATGGTTTGTATCAAGATGGCGTCTTCAAGTTCACCGTGTATATTCCAGACAACTATCCAGATGGAGAGTGTCCT aaattgGTATTTGACATCCCAGTCTTCCACCCTCTTGTGGACCCAGTGTCTGGAGAGCTGGATGTGAGAAGAGCTTTCACCAAGTGGAG acgGAATCACAACCACATCTGGCAAGTCTTGATGTATGCACGAACAGTTTTTTACAAGATCAACACGACGGAGCCACTAAACCCTGAAGCTGCAGTGCT gtatgaAAAAGATGTGCAGCTGTTCAAAAGCAAAGTGGTGGACAGCGTCAAACTATGCAACAGTCATCTTTTTGACCAGCCTAAGATAGATGATCCCTACGCAATAAG TTTCTCTCCATGGAACCCAGCGGTGCACGAAGAAGCTAAGGAGAGGATGTTCACCCACAAA AGACGGCCTGAGGACCACCACAAAGGAACACAGGTGTCAGGCTTATCTTGGGTAAAGCCCGGCTCGACCCAGCCCTTCAGCAAAGAAGACGGTCCTCCTCAGAGCTGA